The Xiphophorus maculatus strain JP 163 A chromosome 23, X_maculatus-5.0-male, whole genome shotgun sequence genome contains a region encoding:
- the LOC111607062 gene encoding uncharacterized protein LOC111607062 isoform X2, with amino-acid sequence MLFLFYAVLTFNFAFCTENNFEVKTVTAGQKVNLSCPLQTSALYQETLYWIRLVSGNWPEFLGATFNFEYDEESKIPRIQTKQEDGEFLLHINDAKRNDTGLYYCVKIRQLDFIFMNGTFLQIRGKESDVTVFLEDSPSFAIQSETQKTLQCSVLAYSERKTCPADNRVYWFKAGSDNSHPNLLYLQENSGDECERIPETPSAQKCFYNFSETSDAGIYSCAVAACGQILFGNGAKRLGPNSEDFSKILLPSLGSTLVISLAVISWLIYKIKKKKCGCCNGNVRQQVLVIIKVNREKIIWFIRHQHLTRTKLKKEKEGTLNRVKRRRSTLKLNIFGLIYFALK; translated from the exons ATGCTTTTCCTATTTTATGCAGTGCTCACGTTCAATTTTGCAT tttgcacagaaaataattttgaggTAAAAACTGTGACTGCTGGACAAAAGGTGAACCTAAGCTGTCCTCTCCAGACCTCTGCTCTCTACCAAGAAACTCTGTACTGGATCCGACTGGTTTCTGGAAACTGGCCAGAATTTCTTGGAGCAACATTTAACTTTGAGTATGATGAAGAGTCAAAGATTCCTCGAATTCAAACCAAACAAGAGGATGGAGAATTTCTTCTTCATATTAATGACGCTAAGCGAAACGACACTGGACTTTACTACTGTGTTAAAATCAGACAACTTGACTTCATATTTATGAATGGAACATTTCTACAAATTAGAG gaaaagAATCAGATGTAACTGTTTTTCTGGAGGATTCTCCATCTTTTGCCATTCAGTCAGAGACCCAAAAGACTCTGCAGTGTTCAGTTCTTGCTTACTCTGAGAGGAAAACATGTCCAGCAGATAACAGGGTGTACTGGTTCAAAGCTGGATCAGATAATTCTCATCCCAATTTACTCTATTTACAAGAAAACAGTGGCGATGAGTGTGAAAGGATTCCTGAAACTCCTtctgcacaaaaatgtttttacaacttttcgGAGACCTCTGATGCTGGGATTTATAGCTGTGCTGTGGCTGCATGTGGACAGATATTATTTGGAAATGGAGCAAAACGTCTTG gTCCCAACTCAGAggatttttccaaaatattacTTCCTTCCTTGGGCTCGACTTTGGTTATAAGTCTTGCTGTAATATCTTGGCTCATTTATaaaatcaagaagaaaaaatgtggcTGTTGCAATGGTAAT GTCCGGCAACAAGTCCTGGTGATAATCAAAGTCAACAG AGAGAAGATAATTTGGTTTATTCGGCATCAACATTTAACAAGAACAAagctaaaaaaggagaaagaaggaACGTTAAATCGGGTCAAGAGGAGACGGTCTACACTGAAGTTAAATATATTTGGATTGATTTACTTTGCTCTAAAGTGA
- the LOC111607062 gene encoding uncharacterized protein LOC111607062 isoform X1, whose product MLFLFYAVLTFNFAFCTENNFEVKTVTAGQKVNLSCPLQTSALYQETLYWIRLVSGNWPEFLGATFNFEYDEESKIPRIQTKQEDGEFLLHINDAKRNDTGLYYCVKIRQLDFIFMNGTFLQIRGKESDVTVFLEDSPSFAIQSETQKTLQCSVLAYSERKTCPADNRVYWFKAGSDNSHPNLLYLQENSGDECERIPETPSAQKCFYNFSETSDAGIYSCAVAACGQILFGNGAKRLGPNSEDFSKILLPSLGSTLVISLAVISWLIYKIKKKKCGCCNGPATSPGDNQSQQREDNLVYSASTFNKNKAKKGERRNVKSGQEETVYTEVKYIWIDLLCSKVMN is encoded by the exons ATGCTTTTCCTATTTTATGCAGTGCTCACGTTCAATTTTGCAT tttgcacagaaaataattttgaggTAAAAACTGTGACTGCTGGACAAAAGGTGAACCTAAGCTGTCCTCTCCAGACCTCTGCTCTCTACCAAGAAACTCTGTACTGGATCCGACTGGTTTCTGGAAACTGGCCAGAATTTCTTGGAGCAACATTTAACTTTGAGTATGATGAAGAGTCAAAGATTCCTCGAATTCAAACCAAACAAGAGGATGGAGAATTTCTTCTTCATATTAATGACGCTAAGCGAAACGACACTGGACTTTACTACTGTGTTAAAATCAGACAACTTGACTTCATATTTATGAATGGAACATTTCTACAAATTAGAG gaaaagAATCAGATGTAACTGTTTTTCTGGAGGATTCTCCATCTTTTGCCATTCAGTCAGAGACCCAAAAGACTCTGCAGTGTTCAGTTCTTGCTTACTCTGAGAGGAAAACATGTCCAGCAGATAACAGGGTGTACTGGTTCAAAGCTGGATCAGATAATTCTCATCCCAATTTACTCTATTTACAAGAAAACAGTGGCGATGAGTGTGAAAGGATTCCTGAAACTCCTtctgcacaaaaatgtttttacaacttttcgGAGACCTCTGATGCTGGGATTTATAGCTGTGCTGTGGCTGCATGTGGACAGATATTATTTGGAAATGGAGCAAAACGTCTTG gTCCCAACTCAGAggatttttccaaaatattacTTCCTTCCTTGGGCTCGACTTTGGTTATAAGTCTTGCTGTAATATCTTGGCTCATTTATaaaatcaagaagaaaaaatgtggcTGTTGCAATG GTCCGGCAACAAGTCCTGGTGATAATCAAAGTCAACAG AGAGAAGATAATTTGGTTTATTCGGCATCAACATTTAACAAGAACAAagctaaaaaaggagaaagaaggaACGTTAAATCGGGTCAAGAGGAGACGGTCTACACTGAAGTTAAATATATTTGGATTGATTTACTTTGCTCTAAAGTGATGAATTAG
- the LOC111607064 gene encoding uncharacterized protein LOC111607064 isoform X2: protein MDLFPVCSDELKIEVKTVTAGQNVTLNCPRQSSALYRETFYWIRLVSGNWPEFLGATANFKTDDVSKIPHVQTKQEEGEFHLHINEAKRNDTGLYYCIKVRQLDFIFMKGTLLKIKGQESDIIDIIQDPPSGSLNAENSDTLQCSVLSDSEKKSCPSDNRVYWFKARSDNSPPSLLYLQGISGDECESSPKAPSAQKCFYKFSENSDSGIYHCAVAACGQILFGNGAKLGGSSSMDFSKILLPALGSALVISLVVISWLIYEIKKKKCGCCNGPATSGGDNPSQSEENHLVYSAPTFNKNKAKKGERRNVRTAQEETVYTDVKTFR, encoded by the exons AtggatttatttccagtttgcAGTGACGAATTGAAGATTGAGGTAAAGACCGTGACTGCTGGACAAAATGTGACCCTAAACTGTCCTCGCCAGAGCTCCGCTCTCTACCGAGAAACTTTTTACTGGATCCGACTTGTTTCTGGAAACTGGCCTGAATTTCTTGGAGCAACAGCTAATTTCAAGACTGACGATGTTTCCAAGATTCCTCATGTTCAGACCAAACAAGAGGAAGGAGAATTTCATCTTCATATTAATGAAGCTAAGCGAAACGACACTGGACTTTACTACTGTATTAAAGTCAGACAACTTGACTTCATATTTATGAAAGGAACACTTTTGaaaattaaag GTCAGGAATCAGATATCATTGATATCATTCAGGATCCTCCATCTGGCTCACTCAATGCAGAAAACTCAGACACTCTGCAGTGTTCAGTTCTCTCAGACTCTGAGAAGAAATCATGTCCATCAGATAACAGGGTGTACTGGTTCAAAGCTCGATCAGATAATTCTCCTCCCAGTTTACTTTATCTACAAGGAATCAGTGGAGATGAGTGTGAAAGCAGTCCTAAAGCTCCGTCGGCacagaaatgtttctacaaATTTTCAGAGAACTCTGACAGTGGGATTTATCACTGCGCTGTGGCTGCATGTGGACAGATATTATTTGGAAACGGAGCAAAACTTGGGG GTTCCAGCTCTATggatttttccaaaatattacTTCCTGCCTTGGGCTCGGCTTTGGTTATAAGTCTTGTTGTAATATCTTGGCTCATTTATGAAATCAAGAAGAAAAAGTGTGGCTGTTGCAATG GTCCGGCAACAAGTGGTGGTGACAACCCAAGTCAG AGTGAAGAAAACCATTTGGTTTATTCTGCCCCAACATTCAACAAGAACAAagctaaaaaaggagaaagaaggaACGTAAGAACAGCGCAAGAGGAGACGGTCTACACTGACGTTAAAACATTTCGGTAG
- the LOC111607139 gene encoding uncharacterized protein LOC111607139, whose amino-acid sequence MKLLWLALILLHQGYALVPVTIVQLGDNVTLKCYFPEEKTSSSSELHWYKQSAGNALELILKLMENTRPTYGPEFLGSRLTATYTEKISNLTIRKTTEGDEGMYHCAVIDWNKNIWQGTYLLIQGNTVVSSNYTVVQTPTISKPVHPGDPVTLQCSVLSSSDSKKCSGDLNLFWIRAGDKSLPNYIYTDGNRENKCEEKLDSQQRCVYNFSKTVNASDATFYCAVATCGEIYFGNGTNMDIKESSLWYQDARKVIILLSAALALSLVVIALLIYFSLKNKCVHCTADSESQKNISRQKPQERCKDGWIYSAAIFTTIKSDWAGLKKEAEKERIYAAVEAFGLN is encoded by the exons ATGAAACTTTTATGGCTCGCACTGATCCTCCTGCACCAAGGAT ATGCCTTGGTTCCAGTGACCATCGTTCAGCTCGGAGACAATGTAACTTTGAAATGCTATTTTCCAGAAGAAAAGACGAGCAGCAGTAGTGAACTTCACTGGTACAAACAAAGTGCAGGAAATGCACTGGAATTAATTTTGAAGCTGATGGAAAATACCAGGCCTACTTATGGACCTGAATTTTTGGGCTCAAGACTGACTGCAACATATACAGAGAAAATTAGCAATCTGACGATTAGGAAGACGACTGAAGGAGATGAAGGCATGTATCACTGCGCTGTGATTGACTGGAACAAGAACATTTGGCAAGGGACCTATTTGCTAATACaag GAAACACTGTGGTGTCTTCAAATTACACAGTTGTTCAGACGCCAACAATATCAAAACCAGTTCATCCAGGAGACCCAGTGACTCTTCAGTGTTCGGTCCTCTCTAGCTCTGACAGCAAGAAATGTTCAGGAGATCTGAATTTATTCTGGATAAGAGCCGGAGACAAATCTCTTCCAAACTACATCTACACTGATGGAAACAGGGAAAACAAATGTGAAGAGAAACTGGACTCTCAGCAGAGATGTGTGTACAACTTCTCTAAGACGGTCAATGCCTCTGATGCGACTTTCTACTGTGCTGTGGCCACATGTGGAGAGATATATTTTGGAAATGGAACCAATATGGATATTAAAG AATCCAGCTTGTGGTACCAGGATGCTAGAAAAGTCATTAttcttctctctgctgctctggcACTAAGTCTGGTTGTGATCGCTCTTCTTATTTACTTCagcctgaaaaataaatgtgttcacTGTACAG CTGATTCAGAGTCgcagaaaaacatcagcagacAGAAACCTCAAGAG aGATGtaaggatggatggatttactcTGCAGCCATCTTTACTACAATAAAGTCTGACTGGGCAGGACTGAAGAaagaagcagagaaagagagaatcTACGCCGCTGTTGAAGCTTTTGGATTGAATTGA
- the LOC111607064 gene encoding uncharacterized protein LOC111607064 isoform X1 codes for MKLLMWVNMKMQFLFYALLTLTFGFCSDELKIEVKTVTAGQNVTLNCPRQSSALYRETFYWIRLVSGNWPEFLGATANFKTDDVSKIPHVQTKQEEGEFHLHINEAKRNDTGLYYCIKVRQLDFIFMKGTLLKIKGQESDIIDIIQDPPSGSLNAENSDTLQCSVLSDSEKKSCPSDNRVYWFKARSDNSPPSLLYLQGISGDECESSPKAPSAQKCFYKFSENSDSGIYHCAVAACGQILFGNGAKLGGSSSMDFSKILLPALGSALVISLVVISWLIYEIKKKKCGCCNGPATSGGDNPSQSEENHLVYSAPTFNKNKAKKGERRNVRTAQEETVYTDVKTFR; via the exons ATGAAGCTGCTAATGTGGGTTAATATGAAAATGCAATTCTTGTTTTATGCATTACTCACGCTCACATTTGGAT tttgcAGTGACGAATTGAAGATTGAGGTAAAGACCGTGACTGCTGGACAAAATGTGACCCTAAACTGTCCTCGCCAGAGCTCCGCTCTCTACCGAGAAACTTTTTACTGGATCCGACTTGTTTCTGGAAACTGGCCTGAATTTCTTGGAGCAACAGCTAATTTCAAGACTGACGATGTTTCCAAGATTCCTCATGTTCAGACCAAACAAGAGGAAGGAGAATTTCATCTTCATATTAATGAAGCTAAGCGAAACGACACTGGACTTTACTACTGTATTAAAGTCAGACAACTTGACTTCATATTTATGAAAGGAACACTTTTGaaaattaaag GTCAGGAATCAGATATCATTGATATCATTCAGGATCCTCCATCTGGCTCACTCAATGCAGAAAACTCAGACACTCTGCAGTGTTCAGTTCTCTCAGACTCTGAGAAGAAATCATGTCCATCAGATAACAGGGTGTACTGGTTCAAAGCTCGATCAGATAATTCTCCTCCCAGTTTACTTTATCTACAAGGAATCAGTGGAGATGAGTGTGAAAGCAGTCCTAAAGCTCCGTCGGCacagaaatgtttctacaaATTTTCAGAGAACTCTGACAGTGGGATTTATCACTGCGCTGTGGCTGCATGTGGACAGATATTATTTGGAAACGGAGCAAAACTTGGGG GTTCCAGCTCTATggatttttccaaaatattacTTCCTGCCTTGGGCTCGGCTTTGGTTATAAGTCTTGTTGTAATATCTTGGCTCATTTATGAAATCAAGAAGAAAAAGTGTGGCTGTTGCAATG GTCCGGCAACAAGTGGTGGTGACAACCCAAGTCAG AGTGAAGAAAACCATTTGGTTTATTCTGCCCCAACATTCAACAAGAACAAagctaaaaaaggagaaagaaggaACGTAAGAACAGCGCAAGAGGAGACGGTCTACACTGACGTTAAAACATTTCGGTAG